A single window of Paenibacillus sp. SYP-B4298 DNA harbors:
- a CDS encoding ABC transporter ATP-binding protein, whose product MSMPQSTSYGRTMIRLLAYFKYFKFSACLVLLLVLISSAVSVVSAAFLRLLIDDFIVPLLGDQHPVFDALLQALGILGAIYAAGVISTFASKRLMITISQHIMRRIRDNLFRHMQKLPIRYFDRKAHGDLMSHYTNDVDTLNMMLTDGLPQLLSTVVTLLVVLGTMLYLDVPLTLVVVIGAFAMLWITKTVGTKATEHFFQQQESLGVVDGYIEEMVHGQKVVQVFSREDKAVEQFARFNDALFHSSATANKFSNILMPINANLATFIYVLVAIAGGAMAVTGWNAGLTLGSIAAFLSLSRHFTMPIAELSSQINMFVVALAGAERIFNLMDERPEEDEGRVTLERNSQHAGWQWKLEDGSTVPLRGKVELRQVSFSYDGQKQVLQDVTLYAEPGQKLAFVGATGAGKTTIANLLNRFYDITEGEIIYDGINIQRIRKADLRRSLGIVLQDTHLFSGTVADNIRYGRLEASEEEIREAARRSHAASFIERLPEGYQTRLDGSGNSLSQGQSQLLAIARAAIANPPVMILDEATSSIDTRTEALVQSGMDHLMEGRTVFVIAHRLSTVRNSDAIMVMEKGRIKERGNHHQLIAQGGIYYQLYTGAFEWE is encoded by the coding sequence ATGAGCATGCCGCAGAGCACGAGCTACGGTAGAACGATGATTCGCCTGCTTGCCTACTTCAAATATTTTAAATTCAGTGCTTGTCTGGTTCTGCTGCTCGTCCTGATCAGCTCCGCGGTATCTGTCGTTTCGGCGGCCTTTCTAAGACTGCTTATCGACGACTTTATCGTTCCCTTGCTAGGCGACCAGCACCCGGTTTTTGATGCCTTGCTGCAAGCATTGGGGATACTTGGCGCGATCTACGCCGCGGGGGTCATCAGCACGTTCGCCTCCAAGAGACTGATGATTACAATCTCACAGCACATCATGAGGCGGATTCGCGACAACTTGTTCCGTCATATGCAGAAGCTGCCGATCCGTTATTTTGACCGCAAGGCACATGGCGATCTGATGAGTCACTATACGAATGATGTCGATACGCTGAATATGATGCTTACCGATGGCTTGCCCCAGTTGCTATCCACGGTTGTGACGCTATTGGTCGTGCTGGGGACGATGCTCTATCTCGATGTTCCGTTAACGCTTGTCGTGGTGATAGGCGCGTTCGCGATGTTATGGATAACCAAGACGGTGGGCACCAAGGCCACGGAGCATTTTTTTCAGCAGCAGGAATCGCTAGGCGTAGTAGACGGGTATATCGAGGAGATGGTGCATGGGCAAAAGGTTGTGCAAGTGTTCAGCCGCGAGGATAAGGCCGTGGAGCAGTTCGCCCGGTTCAATGATGCCTTGTTTCATAGCTCGGCTACGGCTAACAAGTTTTCCAATATCTTAATGCCCATTAATGCCAACCTTGCGACATTCATTTACGTGCTCGTTGCCATCGCAGGCGGAGCCATGGCGGTAACCGGCTGGAATGCGGGCTTGACACTCGGGAGTATCGCTGCTTTCTTGAGCTTGTCCCGTCATTTCACGATGCCGATCGCCGAGCTCTCCTCGCAGATCAATATGTTCGTTGTAGCTCTAGCGGGGGCGGAGCGGATATTTAACCTGATGGATGAACGTCCCGAGGAGGACGAAGGGCGCGTGACGCTGGAACGAAATTCGCAGCATGCGGGATGGCAATGGAAGCTGGAGGATGGTTCTACGGTACCCTTGAGGGGCAAGGTGGAGCTCAGGCAGGTGTCCTTCTCCTATGACGGCCAAAAGCAGGTGCTTCAGGATGTGACGCTATATGCGGAGCCTGGACAGAAGCTGGCCTTTGTAGGCGCTACCGGGGCAGGGAAAACGACGATTGCCAACCTGTTGAACCGCTTCTACGATATTACAGAGGGCGAGATCATCTATGACGGCATTAATATTCAGCGTATCCGCAAGGCGGATCTGCGCCGTTCGCTAGGCATTGTACTGCAAGACACCCATCTGTTCTCCGGCACTGTGGCCGATAACATTCGCTACGGGCGGCTGGAGGCCAGCGAAGAGGAGATCAGGGAAGCAGCCAGACGGTCACATGCAGCCAGCTTCATCGAGCGCCTGCCGGAGGGGTATCAGACCCGGCTGGACGGCAGCGGCAACAGCCTCTCACAGGGACAGAGCCAACTGCTGGCTATTGCCAGAGCGGCTATTGCCAATCCGCCTGTGATGATCCTGGATGAAGCGACTTCATCCATTGATACGCGGACGGAAGCACTGGTACAATCGGGAATGGATCATCTGATGGAGGGCCGAACGGTATTCGTCATCGCACATCGGCTGTCCACTGTGCGGAATTCCGATGCCATTATGGTGATGGAGAAGGGCAGGATCAAGGAGCGCGGCAATCATCATCAGCTCATCGCGCAGGGCGGAATCTATTATCAATTGTATACGGGTGCGTTTGAATGGGAGTAA
- a CDS encoding AAA family ATPase, which produces MIYLRSFRLSDYTDRNPNIYPDHVFKSIAGEVLLFDRITVLYGSNGSGKSTLLNSIANKLNLAGAERMSTGHSLYAQRFLERCSYQLGEDTEERELRQLPEGSRYLKSEDILYEIKKIQQAAVLRESLLHEQLSQGVSKEEARQYEQSYELKKKLANIQFAQEKYSNGETSMQFFEEHLHPGQLYLLDEPETSLSPSNQIKLAEHMNELARLLDSQFIIATHSPFVLGTLHAKIYNLDTQPLRTAQWHELDHVKFYVQFFDKHRRLFE; this is translated from the coding sequence ATGATCTACCTGCGAAGCTTCAGGCTGTCTGATTACACAGATCGCAATCCCAACATTTATCCCGATCATGTATTCAAGTCGATTGCCGGGGAAGTGCTCTTGTTCGATCGGATTACCGTGCTGTATGGAAGCAATGGCAGTGGGAAATCCACCTTGCTTAATAGTATTGCGAACAAGCTGAATCTGGCCGGGGCGGAGAGGATGAGCACCGGTCACAGCCTGTACGCTCAGCGGTTTCTCGAACGCTGCAGCTATCAGTTGGGAGAGGACACAGAGGAGCGGGAGCTCAGGCAGCTTCCCGAGGGAAGCCGGTATCTGAAGTCGGAGGACATCCTGTATGAGATCAAGAAAATCCAGCAGGCCGCGGTATTGCGCGAGAGCCTCCTGCATGAGCAGTTGAGCCAGGGGGTGAGCAAGGAAGAAGCGAGACAGTATGAGCAATCCTATGAGCTGAAGAAGAAGCTTGCGAACATCCAGTTCGCACAGGAGAAGTATTCGAATGGCGAGACATCGATGCAGTTTTTTGAGGAGCATCTGCATCCCGGTCAGCTCTATCTATTGGACGAGCCGGAAACCTCATTATCCCCGTCCAATCAGATCAAGCTGGCGGAGCATATGAACGAGCTGGCACGGCTGTTGGATAGTCAATTCATTATTGCGACGCATTCGCCCTTTGTTCTCGGCACACTGCATGCCAAAATCTATAATCTGGACACCCAACCCTTGAGGACGGCGCAATGGCATGAACTGGATCATGTGAAATTTTATGTTCAATTTTTTGATAAACACAGACGGCTGTTTGAATAG
- the aroC gene encoding chorismate synthase: protein MSGNVYGERFKISTFGESHGEAVGVIIDGVTPGVELEESYIQAQMDRRKPGQSSVTSPRKEYDKINIVSGMFEGKTTGTPLAIILYNTDMRPSAYDDIQNSFRPGHADYTYLHKYGLRDHRGSGRASGRETAARVAAGAVARKLLEQRGVSIVAYTTEIGGIACESYDEASIETNPVRACDPAAAVRMVEKIEALAQAGDSCGGIVECRIRGVLPGLGEPAFDKLDAELAKAMLSIGAVKGIEFGAGFAATRMAGSEHNDRMNKDGFLTNNAGGILGGISTGAEIVFRIAVKPTSSISIPQQTLTTSGEETVIATIGRHDPCICPRIVPVVEAMACIVLEDQYKRQAALRD from the coding sequence ATGTCAGGAAATGTGTATGGAGAGCGATTTAAAATATCCACCTTCGGGGAATCGCATGGCGAAGCGGTCGGGGTGATCATCGATGGCGTGACACCTGGCGTCGAGCTGGAGGAAAGCTATATTCAGGCTCAGATGGATCGCCGCAAGCCCGGGCAATCCTCTGTAACCTCTCCCCGCAAGGAGTATGACAAGATTAACATCGTGTCCGGCATGTTCGAGGGCAAGACGACAGGCACGCCGCTAGCGATCATCTTATACAACACGGATATGCGTCCGTCGGCTTACGATGATATTCAGAATTCCTTCCGCCCCGGTCACGCAGATTACACCTACCTGCACAAGTATGGCCTTCGCGACCATCGCGGCAGTGGACGGGCCTCGGGTCGGGAGACGGCGGCGCGTGTCGCAGCCGGTGCTGTCGCGCGCAAGCTGCTCGAACAGCGGGGCGTATCGATCGTCGCCTACACGACGGAAATTGGCGGCATCGCCTGCGAAAGCTATGATGAGGCAAGCATTGAGACGAATCCGGTACGTGCTTGCGATCCGGCTGCCGCGGTGCGCATGGTCGAGAAGATCGAGGCACTGGCGCAGGCCGGTGATAGCTGTGGCGGCATCGTGGAATGCCGCATCCGGGGGGTTCTGCCTGGTCTGGGCGAGCCCGCCTTTGACAAGCTCGATGCTGAGCTTGCCAAGGCGATGCTGTCGATCGGAGCCGTCAAGGGCATCGAGTTCGGCGCCGGCTTTGCTGCGACTCGCATGGCCGGCAGCGAGCACAATGACCGGATGAACAAGGACGGCTTCCTGACGAACAACGCCGGCGGCATCCTGGGCGGTATTAGCACCGGAGCGGAGATCGTCTTCCGCATTGCGGTGAAGCCGACGTCTTCGATCTCCATTCCACAGCAGACGCTGACGACCTCCGGCGAGGAGACGGTCATTGCGACGATCGGACGGCATGATCCATGCATCTGCCCGCGCATCGTCCCTGTCGTAGAGGCGATGGCCTGCATCGTTCTGGAGGATCAGTACAAGCGGCAGGCAGCACTGAGAGATTAA
- a CDS encoding LysR family transcriptional regulator — translation MVVYIEGYRVFLTVSRLGNMSRAAEQLHMTQPSVSYAMKQLEDRLGVRLFERLSKGIRLTEEGRMLAEHVEQAFQHLDAAETQLDLLKQYKLGQIRIGANGAIIKEVVLPILDEFHASYPDIRIRLLQQRTMSIMKLIQEGSLDAGFVYLPIHAAELVATPLKTIDNCLVAGRPFTAWSQQRLPTARLLDIPLLLLTSGSTTRSMLEGWFAAQGYSIEADMELTSNDMLIEFAKRGYGAAFVPRPFVQQEIDAGELVELPTEVPLPSLTLGMVAKPQPTRTAELFISKVMEAYHAHS, via the coding sequence ATGGTCGTTTATATTGAAGGGTACCGGGTCTTCCTGACGGTCTCCCGCCTCGGGAACATGTCCAGAGCCGCGGAGCAGCTCCATATGACGCAGCCCTCGGTGAGCTATGCGATGAAGCAACTGGAGGACAGACTGGGTGTAAGGCTGTTCGAGCGGCTGTCGAAGGGGATACGGTTGACGGAGGAGGGGAGAATGCTGGCGGAGCATGTGGAGCAAGCCTTCCAGCATCTGGATGCCGCTGAGACGCAGCTTGATCTGCTCAAGCAATACAAGCTGGGGCAGATTCGCATTGGCGCGAATGGGGCGATCATCAAGGAGGTGGTCTTGCCGATCCTCGATGAATTTCATGCGAGCTACCCCGACATTCGGATACGCCTGCTTCAGCAGCGAACGATGAGCATCATGAAGCTGATTCAGGAGGGGAGCCTCGACGCCGGCTTCGTCTATCTGCCGATTCATGCAGCCGAGCTTGTAGCTACCCCGCTGAAGACGATCGATAATTGTCTGGTAGCCGGTCGTCCATTCACGGCATGGTCACAGCAGAGGCTGCCGACAGCCCGGCTGCTGGACATTCCACTGCTGCTGCTGACCTCAGGAAGCACAACACGCAGCATGCTGGAGGGCTGGTTTGCCGCCCAGGGCTACAGCATTGAAGCCGATATGGAGCTGACCAGCAATGATATGCTGATCGAGTTCGCCAAGCGGGGCTATGGGGCGGCATTCGTCCCTCGGCCATTCGTACAGCAGGAGATCGATGCGGGTGAACTGGTAGAGCTGCCGACAGAGGTGCCGCTGCCCTCACTGACGCTAGGCATGGTCGCCAAGCCGCAGCCGACGAGAACGGCGGAGCTGTTCATCAGCAAGGTAATGGAGGCATACCATGCGCACAGCTAA
- a CDS encoding 50S ribosomal protein L25, with product MMRACIAAEHRTTMNKSGLKRMRQNGRIPGVVMGLNQASDRIHLSAREFGRWVRTGGTGLLDIRIADSEPVTVLLEDVQRDPVTGDYIHIDLLRVKHDEKVRAKVALHFVGTPKGTKLGGSLQTQSTFIEIQALPHQLMPSISVDISELNIGDSLLAGQIELPPEVTLLSPDNELLLSVLAKTLHMEESDAEEAV from the coding sequence ATGATGAGAGCATGTATTGCAGCGGAACACAGAACAACAATGAATAAGTCGGGTCTTAAACGTATGCGTCAGAACGGGCGTATCCCCGGCGTCGTCATGGGATTGAATCAAGCGAGTGATCGGATTCATCTCTCGGCGAGGGAGTTTGGACGTTGGGTCAGAACGGGCGGAACGGGGTTGTTGGATATTCGGATCGCAGACTCTGAGCCTGTCACCGTGTTGCTTGAGGATGTGCAGCGGGACCCGGTTACCGGCGACTATATTCATATTGATCTGCTCCGCGTAAAGCACGATGAAAAGGTTCGCGCGAAGGTGGCGCTTCACTTCGTCGGTACCCCGAAGGGAACGAAGCTGGGAGGCAGCCTGCAGACGCAGAGCACCTTCATCGAGATTCAAGCATTGCCTCACCAATTGATGCCATCCATCAGCGTGGATATTAGCGAGCTGAACATTGGCGATTCACTTCTAGCGGGACAGATCGAGCTTCCGCCGGAAGTAACCTTGTTGTCGCCTGACAACGAGTTGCTCCTTTCGGTACTCGCGAAAACACTCCATATGGAGGAGAGCGACGCCGAAGAGGCGGTTTAA
- a CDS encoding tyrosine-type recombinase/integrase: MEAQHTKQPDHQIFSQQNSRLYTDDQIIQMFLTTCCPSLNTRRSYLKAFRYFRKFTNYTALQLITWREIEAYKLYLQQRGAVTLDKALAPASVAAFLAPLKSFYRWGSDNNIGLFQHNPTTSVRLPVVHVVSQKHYLTRREVGILLNQLKGTNFRNYLIALSLVLLGMRVSELVAVRWGNFHTDVMESGVWLTLEHTKGGKTREIKVPQQLWKLYMEHAQTLAGHDSPTSDLLLFPITTRQVERIIAQAGRESGLNKKVTPHWLRHTNATLALLNGASLQQVQENLGHSHINTTQRYMHTVEQLKKSATDFVEDSLKEFIL, encoded by the coding sequence ATGGAAGCACAACACACCAAGCAGCCAGACCATCAAATTTTCTCGCAGCAGAACTCCAGATTGTATACTGATGACCAAATTATTCAGATGTTTTTAACCACTTGTTGCCCTTCGCTTAATACACGTCGAAGCTATTTGAAAGCCTTTCGCTATTTCAGGAAATTTACCAATTACACGGCTCTTCAATTGATTACATGGAGAGAGATCGAGGCCTATAAGCTGTATTTGCAGCAGCGAGGAGCGGTCACCTTGGACAAAGCATTGGCGCCTGCGAGTGTCGCTGCTTTCCTGGCACCCTTAAAGTCCTTTTATCGATGGGGGAGCGACAACAACATTGGTCTGTTTCAGCATAATCCTACAACTAGCGTTCGATTGCCTGTTGTGCATGTGGTTAGCCAGAAGCATTATTTGACGCGCAGAGAGGTGGGCATCTTGCTGAATCAGCTAAAGGGGACGAACTTCAGAAATTATCTGATTGCTCTTTCACTTGTACTGCTAGGGATGAGGGTATCGGAGCTGGTCGCTGTCCGGTGGGGGAACTTTCATACGGATGTTATGGAGTCCGGGGTATGGCTGACGCTGGAACACACCAAGGGCGGGAAAACCCGCGAGATTAAAGTACCGCAACAGCTATGGAAGCTGTATATGGAACATGCGCAGACGCTGGCTGGACATGACTCTCCAACGTCCGATTTGTTGTTATTTCCCATCACAACTCGGCAAGTCGAACGCATTATTGCACAAGCAGGGAGAGAAAGCGGCCTGAACAAGAAGGTTACCCCCCATTGGCTTCGGCATACCAATGCTACATTAGCCTTGCTTAACGGGGCTTCCTTGCAGCAGGTACAGGAGAATCTGGGCCATTCCCATATTAATACGACACAGCGTTACATGCACACCGTTGAACAGCTAAAGAAGTCTGCCACCGATTTTGTTGAGGATTCGCTAAAGGAGTTTATCCTTTGA
- a CDS encoding chemotaxis protein CheW, which translates to MQYIEFEVEGEHYAVPISDIHEIIKMQEITEIPNGPRYVQGVIQLRGSIIPVISLRRLFSLQKDEYTKMTRIIVVSHKEELAGFIVDRVNQVKVFTEIQPPPYKTSSASGNYFTGIGLSDERLVGILKLDEVLL; encoded by the coding sequence GTGCAGTACATAGAATTTGAAGTGGAGGGTGAGCATTACGCTGTTCCGATCTCGGATATACATGAAATTATTAAAATGCAGGAGATTACCGAAATTCCGAATGGCCCGAGATATGTGCAAGGGGTCATCCAGTTGCGTGGCAGTATTATTCCGGTTATTAGTTTGCGGCGCTTGTTCTCGTTGCAGAAGGACGAGTATACCAAGATGACCCGAATTATCGTCGTAAGTCATAAGGAGGAATTAGCGGGCTTTATTGTGGACAGAGTGAATCAGGTGAAGGTGTTTACCGAGATTCAACCACCCCCCTACAAGACATCCAGTGCAAGTGGCAATTATTTTACTGGAATCGGCCTCTCGGACGAACGTTTGGTAGGCATTTTGAAGCTGGACGAAGTGTTGCTATAG
- a CDS encoding methyl-accepting chemotaxis protein: MRWIYNLRTSVKLISSFLLVSMLMAMVGIYSMSNLGKMNASLANMYDNALIPIQSSMSTQISYTRLRVLARDNFITTSQAQLQENIKSIENERKIMIQGMDTFRKTKLTEATQEILRPFDAIMEQYFALYDQSIQSALDGDKDALKALIEGGLGTTGNQMRDLLTRLVEQQVLEAEQAKQEGQSLYESSRNITIAVLVASVIIAIALGYFISQIISRPLQRVSQLAASVAQGDLRQTIGITSKDEVGQLAQAMDEMVHNLQHTVGSILNHSQSLAAASQEISASTEEIASGNASQASDAQTISELFKELSGTIHEIAANTEQASQLSDETVKIAQQGNSIIQSSSDSMQAMSAQMTRLEDDSQKVGEIIGVIEDIADQTNLLALNAAIEAARAGEQGRGFAVVADEVRKLAERSGEATKQITGIIKGMQENTKSSVRAVQDSAGLSAQSGDAFQNIVAYINEAGQKVMEIAAASEEQAAQTTTVLAAVENISATTEEAAASSQQTAATAQALAHLAQELQQSVSIFKLD, encoded by the coding sequence ATGAGATGGATCTATAATTTGAGAACAAGCGTGAAATTAATATCATCATTTTTGCTTGTTTCGATGCTGATGGCAATGGTTGGAATATACAGTATGAGCAATCTGGGCAAAATGAATGCTTCCCTTGCAAATATGTACGACAATGCCTTGATCCCCATTCAATCCTCCATGTCTACTCAAATCAGCTATACGCGCTTGAGGGTGCTCGCGCGGGATAATTTTATAACAACCAGTCAGGCTCAGTTGCAAGAAAACATAAAGTCTATAGAAAATGAAAGAAAAATAATGATTCAAGGTATGGATACCTTTCGAAAAACAAAGCTGACAGAAGCGACCCAGGAAATTTTACGCCCTTTTGACGCCATAATGGAGCAATATTTTGCATTATATGATCAATCTATCCAGTCAGCTCTGGACGGAGACAAGGACGCCCTAAAGGCATTAATTGAAGGCGGGCTCGGAACTACAGGCAATCAGATGCGTGACCTATTAACTCGTCTGGTCGAGCAACAGGTACTGGAGGCAGAGCAGGCGAAGCAAGAGGGACAGAGTCTGTATGAATCCTCCCGCAATATTACAATCGCCGTCCTTGTTGCTTCGGTAATTATAGCTATTGCACTGGGGTACTTTATCTCTCAGATTATTTCCAGGCCGCTTCAACGGGTTTCACAACTGGCAGCGAGTGTCGCGCAAGGCGATCTGCGCCAAACAATCGGTATAACCTCGAAGGACGAGGTAGGGCAGTTGGCTCAAGCCATGGATGAAATGGTACATAATTTGCAGCATACGGTAGGCTCCATCCTGAACCATTCGCAAAGCCTTGCGGCAGCCTCCCAGGAAATATCCGCCAGTACAGAGGAGATTGCCAGTGGCAATGCAAGTCAGGCAAGCGATGCACAGACGATCAGTGAATTGTTCAAGGAGCTGTCTGGCACGATCCATGAGATCGCGGCCAATACGGAGCAGGCCTCGCAATTGTCTGACGAAACCGTGAAAATAGCCCAGCAAGGCAATAGTATTATTCAATCCTCCAGTGATAGTATGCAGGCGATGAGTGCCCAGATGACGCGTCTTGAGGATGACTCGCAAAAGGTTGGAGAAATTATTGGTGTGATCGAGGATATTGCGGATCAGACGAATCTGCTTGCGCTCAATGCGGCGATTGAAGCGGCACGGGCAGGAGAGCAGGGACGCGGATTCGCGGTTGTTGCAGATGAAGTGCGCAAGCTGGCCGAGCGCAGCGGAGAGGCGACGAAGCAGATTACCGGAATTATCAAAGGCATGCAGGAAAATACGAAATCCAGTGTGAGGGCGGTTCAGGACAGCGCCGGGTTATCCGCACAGTCAGGGGACGCCTTCCAGAATATCGTCGCTTACATCAATGAGGCGGGACAAAAAGTGATGGAAATCGCCGCTGCGAGTGAGGAGCAGGCTGCCCAGACCACTACAGTGCTGGCCGCCGTAGAGAATATCTCGGCAACGACAGAAGAAGCGGCAGCCAGCAGTCAACAGACCGCGGCGACGGCACAGGCATTGGCTCATCTCGCCCAAGAGCTGCAGCAATCCGTCTCTATCTTCAAATTAGACTAG